The following are encoded together in the Prionailurus viverrinus isolate Anna chromosome B3, UM_Priviv_1.0, whole genome shotgun sequence genome:
- the LOC125168548 gene encoding olfactory receptor 4Q2, with protein MDENQTEVVTDFVLAGFSQTPSTEAGLFVLFLFFYVSTWVGNVLIMVTVASDTYLNSSPMYFLLGNLSFLDLCYSTVTTPKLLADFLDNDKLIHYDQCIAQLFFLHFVGAAEMFLLTVMAYDRYVAICRPLHYTTIMSRGLCCVLVAASWMGGFVHSTVQTILTIRLPFCGPNHVDNFFCDVPPVIKLACTDTFVIELLMVSNSGLISTSSFVVLVSSYSTILVKIRSKEGRRKALSTCGSHLMVVTLFFGPCIFIYARPFSTFSVDKMVSVLYNVITPMMNPLIYTLRNKEVKSAMQKLWDRSGLTWKK; from the coding sequence ATGGATGAAAATCAAACAGAGGTGGTGACAGACTTTGTCCTGGCAGGCTTCTCGCAGACACCATCTACTGAGGCAGGACTATTtgtactatttcttttcttctatgtgTCCACTTGGGTAGGCAATGTCCTCATCATGGTCACAGTGGCCTCTGATACCTATTTGAATTCATCACCTATGTATTTCCTTCTTGGCAACCTCTCTTTCCTGGACCTATGTTATTCAACAGTAACTACTCCGAAGCTTCTGGCTGACTTTCTTGATAATGACAAGCTCATTCACTATGACCAATGCATTGCGCAGCTCTTCTTTCTGCATTTTGTAGGGGCAGCTGAGATGTTCCTGCTCACAGTGATGGCCTATGATCGCTATGTTGCAATTTGTCGCCCCCTTCATTATACCACTATCATGAGTCGAGGATTATGCTGTGTGTTGGTAGCTGCCTCCTGGATGGGAGGATTTGTGCACTCTACTGTCCAGACGATTCTCACTATCCGTCTGCCCTTTTGTGGACCAAACCATGTGGACAACTTCTTTTGTGATGTTCCCCCTGTCATTAAACTTGCCTGTACAGACACCTTTGTCATTGAATTGCTAATGGTATCTAACAGTGGGTTGATCTCTACCAGCTCCTTTGTGGTACTGGTTTCTTCCTACTCCACTATCCTGGTCAAGATTCGCTCCAAGGAGGGAAGGCGAAAGGCACTCTCCACCTGTGGCTCCCACCTCATGGTGGTAACACTCTTCTTTGGACCCTGTATTTTCATCTATGCCCGTCCCTTCTCCACTTTTTCTGTGGACAAGATGGTGTCTGTACTCTACAATGTTATTACCCCCATGATGAATCCCCTCATCTACACACTTCGGAACAAAGAGGTCAAGTCAGCCATGCAGAAACTGTGGGACAGGAGTGGACTTACTTGGAAAAAGTAG